The Sphingobium sp. BYY-5 genome contains a region encoding:
- a CDS encoding bifunctional hydroxymethylpyrimidine kinase/phosphomethylpyrimidine kinase, translating to MTPARILIIAGSDSGGGAGIQADLKTVILLGGFGMTAITAITAQNTLGVQGVHPIPADMVLAQMESCISDIGVDAVKIGMIGSAETANAVADFLSSSFPRKRGTLSQPLDAMQDREMHTRQRGDDGQREIPIVFDPVMVATSGSMLADDATVAAFEKLMAIATLVTPNIPELAALGGEEIAVRFGTHILAKGGHGEGPMLTDRLLAPTGVLKAWSNMRIDTPHTHGTGCTLASAIATGLGQGLDLIEAIERGRKYVREALRLAPGFGAGHGPMGAPFGFHAYA from the coding sequence ATGACCCCTGCACGCATCCTCATCATCGCCGGTTCCGACAGTGGGGGCGGCGCGGGTATTCAGGCGGACCTGAAGACCGTGATCCTGCTGGGCGGCTTCGGCATGACCGCCATCACCGCGATTACAGCGCAGAATACGCTGGGTGTGCAGGGCGTGCATCCGATCCCGGCCGACATGGTGCTGGCGCAGATGGAAAGCTGCATCAGCGATATCGGCGTCGACGCGGTGAAGATCGGCATGATCGGCTCCGCGGAAACGGCAAACGCCGTCGCCGATTTTCTTTCCTCGTCATTCCCGCGAAAGCGGGGAACCCTCTCTCAACCGCTCGACGCGATGCAAGACAGGGAGATGCATACCCGGCAGCGCGGGGATGACGGGCAGAGAGAAATTCCGATCGTCTTCGATCCCGTCATGGTCGCGACCAGCGGATCGATGCTGGCGGATGATGCTACCGTCGCGGCGTTCGAAAAGCTGATGGCGATCGCCACGTTGGTGACGCCCAATATTCCGGAACTGGCGGCGCTGGGCGGTGAAGAGATTGCCGTTCGTTTTGGCACCCACATCCTTGCCAAGGGTGGCCATGGCGAAGGTCCAATGCTGACGGATCGGTTGCTGGCGCCAACAGGCGTACTCAAGGCATGGAGCAACATGCGCATCGACACGCCGCATACCCATGGCACGGGTTGCACCTTGGCCAGCGCCATAGCGACGGGGCTGGGGCAGGGGCTGGACCTGATCGAAGCGATAGAGCGCGGGCGCAAATATGTGCGTGAAGCGCTGAGGCTGGCGCCCGGCTTTGGCGCTGGTCATGGCCCGATGGGCGCGCCCTTCGGGTTCCACGCTTATGCCTGA
- a CDS encoding L,D-transpeptidase family protein yields the protein MYKPLCSLLALLLVLVLPTQVRAEAEIAPVPGGFRWLEDGAGGGPLYMVISIEKQRVHVYSGDRLIGVASVSTGMKGHRTPVGEYPILQKRQWHRSNLYSNAPMPFMQRLTWDGIALHAGHNPGYPASHGCIRLPYAFARQLFMLTKIGTQVEVTQARLTAALKLDPLVVSDPGSTVVSIGPARGRSVALPDRHEDSVPMLEVDPAIFTPHMRR from the coding sequence ATGTATAAGCCTTTGTGTTCCCTGTTGGCGCTCCTTCTCGTCCTGGTCCTGCCGACGCAGGTGAGGGCCGAGGCGGAGATAGCGCCGGTGCCGGGCGGCTTTCGCTGGCTGGAGGACGGGGCGGGTGGCGGCCCGCTCTACATGGTCATCAGCATCGAGAAACAGCGGGTCCATGTCTATAGCGGCGACCGGCTGATCGGCGTGGCGAGCGTATCGACCGGCATGAAGGGGCATCGCACCCCGGTCGGCGAATATCCGATCCTGCAAAAGCGGCAATGGCACCGGTCCAACCTGTACAGCAACGCGCCCATGCCCTTCATGCAGCGGCTGACCTGGGACGGGATCGCGCTGCATGCCGGGCATAATCCGGGCTATCCGGCCAGCCATGGCTGCATTCGCCTGCCCTATGCCTTCGCGCGCCAGCTCTTCATGCTGACGAAGATCGGCACCCAGGTCGAGGTGACGCAGGCGCGGCTCACCGCCGCGCTCAAGCTCGACCCGCTGGTGGTGAGCGATCCCGGCAGCACGGTGGTAAGCATTGGCCCCGCGCGCGGACGAAGCGTTGCGCTGCCCGATCGGCATGAGGACAGCGTGCCGATGCTGGAGGTCGATCCGGCCATCTTCACACCGCATATGCGGAGATAA
- a CDS encoding MFS transporter, with protein sequence MQASHMSKRSLAVATFSTIVEWYDFTLYLYLATLLSRIFFGGGAAGLGEALAGFALAYAMRPLGAIVFGHIGDRHGRRLTMLLSMGMMTAAMLATALLPTHAQAGPAAGWMLLALRCLMAFSVGGEYTGVVAYLMEGASAPRRGFVTSLASAASEVGALLAAGIAALTVASLDNASLESWGWRIPFFVGAGMAGLILLARSTMEESPDFIRQQAMDSVPRHPLRASLRHHRAAIGRGFAISALGSITYYVGITYVPSFLTGTGSMDEGAALWLSTAAALAVILVTPVTGLLADRIGRRPVLVLLSMLGVGLPIPMFLMMMQGHGTALFGAVILACLGGAVSAVGAVTTAEQFPGEGRLTGLALGATTATALFGGLTPWLSHLLIERTGWTLAPGAMIALVALCALPVLLALPETAPARRKGRV encoded by the coding sequence ATGCAGGCCAGTCATATGTCCAAGCGATCGCTGGCCGTGGCGACCTTCTCCACCATCGTCGAATGGTATGATTTCACCCTCTATCTCTATCTGGCGACGCTGCTGTCGCGTATCTTTTTCGGCGGCGGTGCAGCGGGTTTGGGGGAGGCGTTGGCGGGATTCGCCCTCGCCTATGCCATGCGGCCGCTGGGCGCGATCGTCTTCGGTCATATCGGGGATCGCCATGGTCGCCGCCTGACCATGTTGCTGTCGATGGGGATGATGACCGCCGCCATGCTGGCGACGGCGCTGCTTCCCACCCATGCGCAGGCGGGACCGGCGGCGGGATGGATGCTGCTGGCGCTGCGCTGCCTGATGGCCTTCTCGGTTGGAGGCGAATATACCGGTGTCGTCGCCTATCTGATGGAAGGGGCAAGCGCGCCGCGCCGCGGCTTCGTCACCTCGCTCGCCTCGGCTGCCAGCGAAGTGGGTGCGCTGCTGGCGGCCGGCATCGCGGCGCTGACCGTCGCCTCGCTCGACAATGCCAGTCTGGAATCATGGGGGTGGCGTATTCCCTTCTTCGTCGGCGCGGGGATGGCGGGGCTGATATTGCTTGCGCGGTCGACCATGGAGGAATCGCCCGACTTCATCCGCCAGCAGGCGATGGACAGCGTGCCGCGTCATCCGCTGCGCGCGAGTTTGCGCCATCATCGCGCGGCGATCGGACGCGGTTTCGCCATATCGGCGCTGGGGTCGATCACCTATTATGTCGGCATCACCTATGTGCCGAGCTTTCTGACCGGGACGGGTTCCATGGACGAGGGCGCGGCGCTGTGGCTGTCGACGGCGGCGGCGCTGGCGGTGATCCTGGTTACGCCCGTCACGGGCCTGCTGGCGGATCGCATCGGGCGCAGGCCGGTGCTGGTGCTGCTGAGCATGCTGGGCGTCGGCCTGCCGATCCCGATGTTCCTGATGATGATGCAGGGGCATGGGACAGCTTTGTTCGGCGCCGTCATCCTCGCCTGCCTGGGCGGGGCGGTCAGCGCGGTAGGGGCGGTCACGACCGCCGAGCAATTCCCCGGCGAGGGGCGGCTGACCGGACTGGCCCTGGGCGCGACGACCGCGACCGCGCTGTTCGGCGGCCTGACGCCCTGGCTGTCACATCTGCTGATCGAGCGGACCGGCTGGACGCTGGCGCCCGGCGCAATGATCGCGCTGGTAGCGCTGTGCGCCCTGCCCGTGCTGCTGGCCCTGCCCGAAACAGCGCCGGCGCGACGGAAGGGGAGAGTCTAG
- a CDS encoding ribonuclease HII, whose product MPDFSHELLHHPGLVAGVDEAGRGPLAGPVVAAAVILRAEDCPDGLNDSKQLSAKKRAVLEGEIKARALCWAIGMASVEEIDEINILWATMLAMTRAVEALAHDCAHVLVDGNRCPKWRWASTAIVEGDAKCLSIAAASILAKEERDRMMIAAAADHPHYGWESNKGYGSAKHLAALREHGPTPLHRRSFAPVAQLTLI is encoded by the coding sequence ATGCCTGATTTCTCCCACGAATTGCTGCATCATCCCGGTCTGGTCGCCGGGGTTGACGAAGCGGGCAGGGGACCGCTGGCCGGGCCGGTGGTCGCCGCCGCCGTCATCTTGCGCGCGGAGGATTGCCCCGATGGTCTCAACGATTCCAAGCAGCTAAGCGCGAAGAAACGCGCTGTGCTGGAGGGCGAGATCAAGGCCCGCGCCTTGTGCTGGGCCATAGGCATGGCGAGCGTCGAGGAGATTGACGAAATCAACATCCTCTGGGCAACGATGCTGGCGATGACCCGCGCGGTCGAGGCGCTGGCCCATGACTGCGCCCATGTGCTGGTCGACGGCAATCGTTGCCCCAAATGGCGCTGGGCTTCTACCGCGATCGTGGAGGGCGACGCCAAATGCCTGTCGATCGCGGCCGCGTCCATCCTCGCCAAGGAGGAGCGCGACCGGATGATGATCGCGGCGGCAGCCGACCATCCGCACTATGGGTGGGAGAGTAACAAGGGCTATGGCAGCGCGAAACATCTCGCTGCGCTGCGCGAACATGGCCCGACACCGCTTCACCGCCGCAGCTTCGCGCCGGTAGCGCAACTCACCCTGATCTAG
- a CDS encoding DUF1272 domain-containing protein — MLEMRPDCERCGVDLPADEPGAFICSFECSFCAPCAEALDDRCPNCGGELMDRPARVGDALKRHPASTERKYQP, encoded by the coding sequence ATGCTTGAAATGCGCCCCGATTGCGAACGCTGCGGCGTCGATCTGCCGGCCGACGAACCCGGCGCGTTCATCTGTTCCTTCGAATGCAGCTTCTGCGCGCCTTGTGCCGAGGCGCTGGACGATCGTTGCCCCAATTGCGGCGGGGAACTCATGGACCGGCCCGCCCGCGTCGGTGATGCGCTCAAGCGTCATCCCGCCTCGACGGAGCGCAAATACCAGCCATGA